TGAAACCGGAGATTTGCCAATGATCGCAGATGTTGAAACATTGGACGGACTTCCTCCGGAAAGAATGCGAAGGGAATTAAAGTCCTTTTTGTCACACATAGAGAAAAAAACTGGCACTAAGCCGATTATTTATACGGGACTTAGTTTTTACAGGGATTACCTGAAAGACTATTTTGATGAGTATAAACTTTGGATTGCCCACTACTACAAGCCCGAACTAAAAGCCGGCGCGAATACCAACTGGTATTTCTGGCAGCTTTCTGACAAGGCTAAAGTAAGTGGGATCAACCACCCTGTCGATTTTAACGTTTTTAAAGGTGACAGTACTGCATTCAGACGTTTAATTTATCATTAAAAATTAGTATTTATTACCAGCAGCGTGGTAACCCTGATAGGCGGCAGAGAAAAGCCCCGCCGAAACTATTGATCCTGGCGGGGCTTTTTCCTTATATCTTAATGCTCATTACTTTTTTATTCTTGCGACTTTCTTCCGCCATAAAGCCCATGATATGGCTTTCGATGGATTCATCTATCGTTGAAGTAAGCAGTTTAGGATTCTGTTGCGCCACGGCCTGTACAAAATCACGAACGAGAAGAAGGTCACCTCCTCCGTGTCCGCTATTCTTGTATCCTTCCACGTCGTCTGCTGTAGGCACCAGCTTCAGTTCCTTTCTTGATCTGAAATCTGTTATGACAAGTTCTTCCATATCTCCCACCATGTCGCCCATTGACCCCATGACACGTGTTCTCCGTCCATGATAGGAAGTGAAAGCCTCCATGGAAAAATTTGCAGTGACATTATCTCCGAACAGAATGCTTGTTACATAGTGATCCGGCTGATCATTCTCCATACGATACACGCATCGTCCATAATTGGTGGTCTTCAACCGTTCCATAATCACTTCTGCATGTTTGCTCTTATCTTCGGGAAGATCGAGCACCGATGTCCGCGAACGCCGCTCATAGTACTCCTTGATGGCTGAATAAGGGCACTCTCTTTCAACTTTACATCCGTCTGTACAGCGGGCAGTGCTGCCTTCAGGGGCATTCTCCTTCTTAAACCACTTTAAATCGCCCATGGCAACAATCTCTTTTGCCGGTTTATCGATCACCCATTTTATGATATCAAGGTCATGACATGACTTGGCAAGGATGATTGGAGTAGTAGCCTTTGAATTGTGCCAGTTTCCTCTGACGTACGAATGCGCCATATGCGTGTGTTCAATAGGCTCAAAGTGTTGTATGCTGATGATTTCGCCTATAGCTCCCTTAGCTATCAGTTCCTTCATCTTTACGAAATAGGGGGCATAACGCAATACATGACAAACACCTACTATCCGACCCTTTTTCTTTGCAAGGGCAAGGATATCCCGGCACTCTTTTTCTGTGGGAGCAATTGGTTTTTCAAGAAGTATATCGTAGCCCATTTCAAGAGCTTTCATACAAGGCGCATAGTGCAGGTTATCGGGTGTGCTGATGATCACTGCATCGGCAAACTTTGGCCGCTTAAAAACATCTTCCCAGGTATTGAAGCGGTTAGATTCAACGATCTTATGCAACTTCGTGTGCCGCTCATTCCGTAAAGGGATCGGTTCTGCAACTCCTACTATCTTTAATTGTTCCGGAAACTTAACCGCATAACTTCCATAAACCGTTCCCCGGTTTCCGGCACCAAGGATTATCGCAGTAACAGGCTTCGACAGGGGCTTATGTAAGGGGTTTTCAGGCAGCGTATAGGCATACTTGTTTTCCGAAAGTTTGGCAAGCGCTTCGGCACTTATTACAGTAGCCCCTACGCTGATGCCCAAAGTTTTTAAGAGATTTCTTCTGTTCATTTGTGTGTTTATGAAGTTTTATAATGGATTCTAATCAGCACGAAAAGATAGTACAAAATCAAATAAATTCCAAAGACTACTTATAGAGAACTTCCCTACCGTAAAATGAGAAGATATAACACAATTAAACCACACTGAGTTACAAACAAGGCAACGACTTAGTGTAAAAGGCCAAAAAAAAACAACGTTATTTATCTTTTAAATAACTATTTTAGTTTTTTATTCAACAAAACAACAAAGAATGCACTTTCTTTCTTTTTTAGCAGCTTTCTTGCTGGTTCGGCGTATCCAAAAATATCTACAACCCTCGCCCTTATATCAGAAGTGGAACAGGCTGCTCAAAACAGCAGAAGCCTCCATTATAGTCCTTTTCGTTTTACTCGCTGTTTTTTCTACAGAAAAGATCAATTGCTTCGCGGGAAGCTTTATGTTGTTGGGAATTATCCTTTTTGCCGATAAGCAATATGATTTCAGGCATTATAAACCTTTGTTACACGCACATTATCCCCTGGTCGGATCAGTATTTTTAAATGGTCTTGTGTGGCTGGTTTTTCCTGGTTTCTATGATGAATGGGAGATTTACTTTCAATTTGCGGTGCTACTTGCTTTTGCCTGGATATATGTAAGATGGGCAAGCTCCAAAAAACAGCAGGAGCTGAAAATAGTAGCAAGCCGTAAAGATGAATTAGAGGTTATGGTTGCTGAAAGAACTGCAGAAATCAACAGGCAAAAAGACGAACTTCAGGAAGCGGTAAAAGAATTACAGGCAACACAAGCTCAACTGATTCAACAAGAAAAGCTGGCTTCTTTGGGAGAACTTACGGCAGGCATCGCTCATGAAATACAGAACCCATTAAACTTCGTAAATAACTTTTCGGAGGTAAGCACCGAGCTTCTGGAAGAACTTAAAACAGGTCCGCTTGAACAGCTTCCTGAATCAGAAAAAGAATATGCTGAAGAAATTATCAGGGACCTCACTCAGAACCTCGAAAAGATAACATTCCATGGTAAGCGAGCAGACAGCATTGTAAAAGGCATGCTTCAACATTCCCGTGCTAGCACAGGTCAAAAAGAACTTACCGACATCAATGCTCTCGCAGATGAATATTTACGGCTTTCCTATCATGGATGCCGAGCCAGAGACAAAAGTTTTAATGCCACCATGGAAACTCATTTCGCACCTTTTAGTCCCCAGCTAAAAGTAGTGCCGCAGGATATGGGGCGGGTGCTCCTTAACCTTTTCAATAATGCTTTCTATTCGGTATCAGAAAAGAAAAAGCAATCGGACGGGAGCTATCAACCGACAGTGGAAGTAAGGACGACACTGATAAACGGTTTTATGGAGATTAAGGTTAAAGACAATGGCATCGGTATACCCGAACATATTAAAGATAAAATTATGCAACCGTTCTTCACTACCAAGCCTGCCGGTGAAGGCACGGGACTCGGCTTATCCTTAAGTTACGACATCGTTGTTAAAGGTCACGACGGCAAAATAGACATTGAAAGTGAGGAAGGAGAATATACGGAGTTCACTGTATCTATTCCCGTTTAGCTTAAATATTAGAAACCCTATATGAAGATACTGGTAGTTGACGACGAGGCGGATGTTCAACCGCTTTTCCTGCAGCGTTTCAGGAAAGAAATAAGAAGTCATGAACTGGAATTTGATTTCGCTCTTTCCGGCGAAGAAGCGCTTCAATACCTTGAAGAAAGGCAATCAAAAGTAGTGTTGATTCTTTCTGACATTAACATGCCAGGCATGAGTGGGATTGAATTGCTCACGCATATCAGGAAGGAGTATGATGTACCACCTCCTGTTGTGATGATGATCACCGCCTATGGCGATGAAGAGAACCACCGGCAGGCGATAGAGCACGGAGCTAATGACTTTTTAACGAAACCTCTCGATTTCAATCTGCTTAAAGAAAAACTTAAACTTTTTGTGAATAATGGCTAAAATATTAGTGGTAGATGATGAAACTGATCTGGAACTATTGGTTAAGCAAAAGTTCAGACGAAAGATCCGTGAAAACATTTATGAATTTGTCTTCGCTCAGAATGGTGCCGAGGCACTGGAAAAACTTCAGTTGCATCCGGATCTTGACATCGTGCTAAGCGATATCAATATGCCGGTGATGGATGGACTTACACTATTAAACCGACTTCCTGATGTCAATCCGACGATAAAGGCCATTATCGTTTCAGCCTACGGCGACATGGAAAACATCAGGACGGCGATGAACAGAGGTGCTTTTGATTTTGTGTGCAAGCCGGTAAACTTCGAAGACCTCGATGTGACGATGGAGAAAACGATTAACCACGTGAGGCAGTTGCAAAACACCCTGAAAGCTATACGTGAGAATAATATCCTTAAGATGTATGTGGATGAAACCGTGCTTAATTTCATGAATCACAGAGAGTTTGAAAATACTATTATGAAAAACGAGACTCTTGAAGCGTCGGTTATGTTTGTAGACATCTGTGGCTTTACGGCGATCACTGAAAAAGTTCCGGCCAATGCAGTGGTCAACCTGATCAATACCTTGTTTGATAAAATAGTAAAGGAGATCATTGCCCTGGGTGGTCATGTGGATAAGTTTATGGGCGATGCTGTAATGGCGGTATTCAGGGGCGATTATCATCTCGACAGAGCAATAGACGCCGCCCTTGCTGTGAGAGAACAGTTGGAAGGGGCCGAAGAAATAACCGCTGGCGACAGGACTTTTAAGCCCGAAATATCGGTAGGCATAAATTCAGGGGAAATGATTTCAGGCAATATCGGATCTGCCTCGCTCAGACGACTAGACTATACCGTAATTGGCGATTCTGTTAATCTGGCGCAACGCCTGCAATCAGCAGCAAAGCCGGGACAAATAATCATCACGGAAGAAGTATATGAAAAAGCCAAAGAATCTTTCAGCTGTGAAAAAATAGGTGAAGTATCTTTAAAAAACAAGGCTAAACCAGTGATAATCTACCAGGTACTAGCTTAAACTAGTGCCTGGCTCTTCTCTTTAGCACCCCTCCTGCTGCTTCTTTGATCGAACTTGTGAATACAAACGCCTTGTTGTCTATCTCATGGACCATATTTCTTAACCGGCTCACCTCCAGCCGGGTGACTACGGTGAATACGATATCAACAGGGTTACTTATATCAAAACTTTCCTTAAGGAATCCACGCTCGCCTTTATATACAGTAATACCTCGCCCAAGTTCCATTACTAAACGCTCCTTTATCTCTTCACTCTGGCCTGATATGATCGTGACTCCTGTATATTCTTCGAGCCCTTCGACAACAAAATTAATCGTACGGGAAGCTGTGTAATAGGTAAGTATCGAATAGAGTGCTGTTGGCAGTCCCAGATGAAAAGCAGCAATCAGGAAAATTACAATGTTAATCCCAAGAATAATTTCGCTTATGGTAAAGCTAATGCGCTTTCCGGTATATAAGGCCAGCACTTCGATACCATCCAGCGCAGAACCGCCTCTCATGGCCAAACCCACGCCAATGCCCATAAACACGCCACCAAAGATAGACACAAGCAATTTATCTGTAGTAACCTGCGGAAAGGGCACTACAAGTAAACAGATACCAAGTCCTATTACAGCAGCAAGTGTTTTTAAAGCAAAAGTTTTGTTTACCTGATAAGCGCCCATCAAAATAAAAGGCAGATTAACAATGACTATTACATAAGCTATATTAAAGTGATATATCTCATGAAGCAACAGCGAAACTCCGGTAACACCTCCGTCGAAAAACTGATTTGGCACCAGAAAACTTTTTAAGGCAAAACCACAGAAAAGTATTCCGGTTATGGTGTAAACAATATCTGCAATCTGCTGGGGTAAACGTAGGATTTTCATTCGGGTAATTATTTATTTAAGTTTCTCTTTAATCTTGTCCAGGTGTTCGTTCTTCTTTGTATTGCGCAGATTGATGGCTGTCGTCGTAAAATAATGGTGTTCTTCTAAAAAACGAACCTGCATCTGGTTCCATTCATCCTCTTTTTTGATCGTACCGAGAAACTCCAGCTCTTTAAACAATTTTTCGCTCAGATCAAAAAAATCATCTCTTCCGAGATAATCAAGATCAGCGTCTGCAATAATCTCTTCAAGGTGATTTTTAGGGGTTTGGGGCAGTCTTGTGGCCATTATCATCCCGCAGATCTGAGAGATCTCGCTTTTCGTATAATTATATCGCGGCAACTCCTCTATGGCAATGCCGCACGATGCTTCCTCATGACCCGTGGTTTTCAGTAAGTAGCCGGAGTCGTGATAACATGCCGCGGTTAACAACAGCTTAAGATCGTACTCAGATATATTCTCCAGTCTTCCAATCTTATCGGCGGCCGAATAGACATCCTTTACATGTTCAATGCTGTGATAAGATAGATGCGATGAAAGTTCCTTGTTTAATTTATTGAGAATAAAATCTTTTGCACGCTCAAACTGCATATTTTTTTACAATTGCGGCCCTAATATACAAAGTATGTTGTAAATAGGCCGAAACGACTTATATGCATAAAAAAAATCGCTTTCAAATCATGGCCTTTGTGACCTCTGATTTGAAAGCGATTTCCTTATTCTATCCTGCGACTGAGAATTTATACTGTTAACTGACACAAACGACTGAGCGTTCAGCCAGTTCACATTCACTAAATCCTTAATCAAGCGTGGACATATCAATTACAAATCTGTAATGTACATCGCCACTTATGGTACGTTCATATGCCTCATTAATCCTGCTCATGGGGATTACTTCAACGTCGGAAGTAATATTATGTTCAGCGCAGTAATCCAGCATTTCCTGTGTTTCCTTAATACCTCCCACGAGGGAACCAACCAAACTGCGACGGCCAAGAATCAGGCTCACAGCATGAACATCCGAAGGCTTTGGCGGCACGCCGAGAAGCACCATTACTCCATTTGTTCTGAGCATTGCAAGGTAACTGTTATAGTCGTGTTCGGCAGATACCGTATCTATAATAAAATCGAAGGTATTAGCCAGTCCTGCCACTGTTTGCTGGTTAATAGTAAGCGCAAAATGATGAGCGCCCAGCTCCTGCGCGTCCTTCTCTTTACCAGGTGAACGGCTTAGCATTGTTACCTCTGCGCCCATTGATGCTGCAAGCTTTACCGCCATATGACCTAATCCACCTAATCCAACGACGGCGACTTTATCTCCTTTCTTAACACCCCAATGGCGTAAGGGAGAATAAGTAGTAATGCCGGCACATAAGAGCGGAGCAACTTTCTCGGCAGGAAGGCTCTCGGGAACCCGAAGCACAAAATCCTGTGTGACGACAATATGACTTGAATACCCTCCGTAAGTAATCGTTTTTTTATCCTGAAGCAATGAATTATAAGTCTGCGAATGGCCGTTTTCGCAGTATTGCTCATTGCCTTCCCGGCAGTTGTTACACTCGCGGCAGGAGTCGACAAAACAGCCTACTCCAACAAGGTCGCCTTCTTTGAATTTTGAAACGCCGTTGCCGGTGCGGGTAACCCTGCCTACTATTTCATGTCCGGGAACCACCGGGTACATGGTGCCGCCCCATTCATTTCTTACAGTGTGAATGTCCGAATGGCACACTCCGCAATACAGGATCTTAATCTCCACATCATCTGATCCAGGTTCACGTCTTTCTAACTGAAATGGTTCAAGTGGTTTGTCCGCTTTATGAGCCGCGTATGCTTTAACTAAAGTCATAATTTCTTTTTTTAATAACCCTATTATATAAGTAAAGTTACGTGGAATTTAAATTAATTCGGCAAGTGCTTCTTTTCTGAAGCCCTTCAATTCTCCAGTGCGGTTATCGCGTATTTTTTGCATCCACTCCGGATCTGCCAATAAGGGACGTCCAACTGCAACCAGATCAAAATCGCCTCTATCGAAGCGACGGAGCAACTCGTCCAGAGAGCTGGGCTGTGAACTTTCGCCCTGAAATGCGGCAAGGAACTCCCCTGTGAGGCCTACCGATCCAACCGTTATAGTAGGTTTACCGGTTATCTTTTTAGCCCATCCGGCAAAATTGAGATCTGATCCTTCGAACTCGGGTTCCCAGAAGCGTCTTTGAGAACAATGGAATATATCTACCCCTGCTTCAGCCATCGGGTTCAACCAGGCTTCCATCTCCTGCGGAGTTTGCGCAAGCTTATTGTTATAATCGGCAGGCTTCCATTGAGACAACCTGATAATTAAAGCAAAATCATCTCCTACCTGCCTTCTGATTTCTTTAATTACTTCGAGCGCGAAACGGCTGCGTTCGGGCAAACTCCTGCCTCCGTAAACATCGCTACGTAAATTGGTTTTCTCCCAAAAAAACTGATCAATAAGATATCCGTGTGCTCCATGAATTTCTATACAGTCAAAGCCGAGTTGTTTAGCATGATACGCGGCCTTCCCAAATGCGGTGATGGTATCAGCGATATCGGAATCCGTCATCGCCTGGCCGTTTTCGGAACCGGGCCTGTTAAGTCCTGATGGACCTTCAAATGGAGCATCAGGAAGCCAGCCGGAGTAGTGATTATCCATAACACCCATATGCCAGATCTGTGGGCCCATGCTTCCGCCAGCACTGTGAACATTGTTTATAACGTTCTGCCAGCCGGCTAATGCTTTCTCTCCATAGAAGTGCGGAATGTTCCTGTCGTTCGAAGATGCAGGGCGGTCAATCACTGTTCCTTCTGACAAGATCAGTCCTACCTCTCCTGCTGCTCTCTTCGTGTAATACACGGCAACATCATCAGTGGGAACTCCATCCGGAGAAAAAGAACGCGTCATCGGCGCCATCACAATGCGGTTCTTAAGGTTCAACGATTTCAGCTGGAATGGGCTGAAAAGACTATCTGTTTTCATATTTTAATTTTTTATACTACAAAACGTTGCTGATCAATTCTCCTAGCTCCTTAAAAGCTTCCTCGTTTCTCTTATAATATGTCCATTGCCCAATTCGCGTAGCCTTGATCAGCCCGGCTCTTTGCAATGTACTCAGGTATTCAGAGACAGTAGATTGAGTAAGACCCGCTTTCTTCTGTATCTGGCCTACACATACACCGGCTTCATCAAAACCCACAGACTCCTGAACGGGAAAGTACTTTTCGGGCTCTTTCAGCCACTGCAGGATCTCTAACCTGCTCCTATTTGAAAGTGCCTTGAATATTTCCAATTGATCCATGAGGGCAAATATATATCGGATTTTCCCGATATCCCTATCTGCTAAAGAATAATGACATTTACCTGATTGGGCCAGGAGTAGGCGGGCGGGTAACAATCTAAATAGCCTGAATTCGTTTTATCCCCTTAACAAACGACAATACAATCCCTTTATCATCCTCAATGTTAAATGATGCGACCGCATCGATTTTCAAAGTACCCTTTAAGACGGCATTACGAACATCAATTGACTCGTAAGCTCCCCAGGTTGACAGGTCTCCGAAATCAGCAACTGAAAACATTTTTGTTCTGTTTTTTCCTGCCGCGTCAAGTTCCTCGGTATAGTTTAATCCTATATCAGCCTTAATGTAGCCTGCCGGTGAAGCGACTTTGCAGTTCCGGATAAGAAGATGGAATATCTCTTTATTATTTAACGGTATGCGATGATAGGTATTCTCTTTTTCATTACTGTATACACCAGTGGCTATTTGCTCAAGCGAATGTAAAAGCAATTCAAAGTTTAGTTGCCTGACGAGCTGTTTTTCGTCGTCGTCAACAAATCCACCCGCCTCCACAAGAACTGTAGAAATTCCGCGACTCTGAAAGACTTCGCCCACTGCCCGGGGTTCATACTCCTCGCTCCAGCGGCCAACTTGTCCGGGAATCTTTGTATGCAACAAGTTGTAAACCGATGCCGCCAATTGCATTGCCT
The window above is part of the Arcticibacter tournemirensis genome. Proteins encoded here:
- a CDS encoding Gfo/Idh/MocA family protein encodes the protein MNRRNLLKTLGISVGATVISAEALAKLSENKYAYTLPENPLHKPLSKPVTAIILGAGNRGTVYGSYAVKFPEQLKIVGVAEPIPLRNERHTKLHKIVESNRFNTWEDVFKRPKFADAVIISTPDNLHYAPCMKALEMGYDILLEKPIAPTEKECRDILALAKKKGRIVGVCHVLRYAPYFVKMKELIAKGAIGEIISIQHFEPIEHTHMAHSYVRGNWHNSKATTPIILAKSCHDLDIIKWVIDKPAKEIVAMGDLKWFKKENAPEGSTARCTDGCKVERECPYSAIKEYYERRSRTSVLDLPEDKSKHAEVIMERLKTTNYGRCVYRMENDQPDHYVTSILFGDNVTANFSMEAFTSYHGRRTRVMGSMGDMVGDMEELVITDFRSRKELKLVPTADDVEGYKNSGHGGGDLLLVRDFVQAVAQQNPKLLTSTIDESIESHIMGFMAEESRKNKKVMSIKI
- a CDS encoding sensor histidine kinase; protein product: MHFLSFLAAFLLVRRIQKYLQPSPLYQKWNRLLKTAEASIIVLFVLLAVFSTEKINCFAGSFMLLGIILFADKQYDFRHYKPLLHAHYPLVGSVFLNGLVWLVFPGFYDEWEIYFQFAVLLAFAWIYVRWASSKKQQELKIVASRKDELEVMVAERTAEINRQKDELQEAVKELQATQAQLIQQEKLASLGELTAGIAHEIQNPLNFVNNFSEVSTELLEELKTGPLEQLPESEKEYAEEIIRDLTQNLEKITFHGKRADSIVKGMLQHSRASTGQKELTDINALADEYLRLSYHGCRARDKSFNATMETHFAPFSPQLKVVPQDMGRVLLNLFNNAFYSVSEKKKQSDGSYQPTVEVRTTLINGFMEIKVKDNGIGIPEHIKDKIMQPFFTTKPAGEGTGLGLSLSYDIVVKGHDGKIDIESEEGEYTEFTVSIPV
- a CDS encoding response regulator; amino-acid sequence: MKILVVDDEADVQPLFLQRFRKEIRSHELEFDFALSGEEALQYLEERQSKVVLILSDINMPGMSGIELLTHIRKEYDVPPPVVMMITAYGDEENHRQAIEHGANDFLTKPLDFNLLKEKLKLFVNNG
- a CDS encoding adenylate/guanylate cyclase domain-containing protein; this translates as MAKILVVDDETDLELLVKQKFRRKIRENIYEFVFAQNGAEALEKLQLHPDLDIVLSDINMPVMDGLTLLNRLPDVNPTIKAIIVSAYGDMENIRTAMNRGAFDFVCKPVNFEDLDVTMEKTINHVRQLQNTLKAIRENNILKMYVDETVLNFMNHREFENTIMKNETLEASVMFVDICGFTAITEKVPANAVVNLINTLFDKIVKEIIALGGHVDKFMGDAVMAVFRGDYHLDRAIDAALAVREQLEGAEEITAGDRTFKPEISVGINSGEMISGNIGSASLRRLDYTVIGDSVNLAQRLQSAAKPGQIIITEEVYEKAKESFSCEKIGEVSLKNKAKPVIIYQVLA
- a CDS encoding YitT family protein — protein: MKILRLPQQIADIVYTITGILFCGFALKSFLVPNQFFDGGVTGVSLLLHEIYHFNIAYVIVIVNLPFILMGAYQVNKTFALKTLAAVIGLGICLLVVPFPQVTTDKLLVSIFGGVFMGIGVGLAMRGGSALDGIEVLALYTGKRISFTISEIILGINIVIFLIAAFHLGLPTALYSILTYYTASRTINFVVEGLEEYTGVTIISGQSEEIKERLVMELGRGITVYKGERGFLKESFDISNPVDIVFTVVTRLEVSRLRNMVHEIDNKAFVFTSSIKEAAGGVLKRRARH
- a CDS encoding HD domain-containing protein codes for the protein MQFERAKDFILNKLNKELSSHLSYHSIEHVKDVYSAADKIGRLENISEYDLKLLLTAACYHDSGYLLKTTGHEEASCGIAIEELPRYNYTKSEISQICGMIMATRLPQTPKNHLEEIIADADLDYLGRDDFFDLSEKLFKELEFLGTIKKEDEWNQMQVRFLEEHHYFTTTAINLRNTKKNEHLDKIKEKLK
- a CDS encoding NAD(P)-dependent alcohol dehydrogenase; amino-acid sequence: MTLVKAYAAHKADKPLEPFQLERREPGSDDVEIKILYCGVCHSDIHTVRNEWGGTMYPVVPGHEIVGRVTRTGNGVSKFKEGDLVGVGCFVDSCRECNNCREGNEQYCENGHSQTYNSLLQDKKTITYGGYSSHIVVTQDFVLRVPESLPAEKVAPLLCAGITTYSPLRHWGVKKGDKVAVVGLGGLGHMAVKLAASMGAEVTMLSRSPGKEKDAQELGAHHFALTINQQTVAGLANTFDFIIDTVSAEHDYNSYLAMLRTNGVMVLLGVPPKPSDVHAVSLILGRRSLVGSLVGGIKETQEMLDYCAEHNITSDVEVIPMSRINEAYERTISGDVHYRFVIDMSTLD
- a CDS encoding NADH:flavin oxidoreductase, translating into MKTDSLFSPFQLKSLNLKNRIVMAPMTRSFSPDGVPTDDVAVYYTKRAAGEVGLILSEGTVIDRPASSNDRNIPHFYGEKALAGWQNVINNVHSAGGSMGPQIWHMGVMDNHYSGWLPDAPFEGPSGLNRPGSENGQAMTDSDIADTITAFGKAAYHAKQLGFDCIEIHGAHGYLIDQFFWEKTNLRSDVYGGRSLPERSRFALEVIKEIRRQVGDDFALIIRLSQWKPADYNNKLAQTPQEMEAWLNPMAEAGVDIFHCSQRRFWEPEFEGSDLNFAGWAKKITGKPTITVGSVGLTGEFLAAFQGESSQPSSLDELLRRFDRGDFDLVAVGRPLLADPEWMQKIRDNRTGELKGFRKEALAELI
- a CDS encoding ArsR/SmtB family transcription factor, whose product is MDQLEIFKALSNRSRLEILQWLKEPEKYFPVQESVGFDEAGVCVGQIQKKAGLTQSTVSEYLSTLQRAGLIKATRIGQWTYYKRNEEAFKELGELISNVL